From a single Fulvivirga ulvae genomic region:
- a CDS encoding AraC family transcriptional regulator, which produces MSDIIKYCHTVSISNQSFKFDHVHIKWDKQIHLHRQDFWEIAYIITGGGTRIVGDNVAPFSEGEVILIPPHIPHCWSFDEFTHDDEGKIENICLFFSTDLLIQLKTTFPELTEQITSINKISNGIEFKEHALVKLQDTLRLMLKQNPSERVLSFLSILSAIANTRNTNIVGQPIAEGRNTKKMQILELYVMNNFQNNISLNDVSKFMGMEKSSFCVFFKRNKNVTFFQYLTAYRITSSCKLLINSDLTISEIAYSCGFRDIPYFNRMFKKIKGMTPSKYRESKRHTPPLVGGQTKEVETSTEK; this is translated from the coding sequence TTGTCTGATATTATAAAATATTGTCATACTGTTAGCATTTCAAATCAATCTTTCAAGTTTGACCATGTTCATATAAAATGGGACAAGCAAATTCACTTACACAGACAAGATTTTTGGGAAATAGCGTATATAATTACTGGAGGGGGTACCAGAATTGTTGGAGATAACGTAGCGCCTTTTAGTGAAGGAGAAGTAATATTAATCCCTCCCCATATTCCACATTGCTGGTCTTTTGATGAATTCACCCACGATGATGAGGGGAAAATTGAAAATATTTGCTTGTTTTTTTCTACTGACTTGTTAATTCAATTAAAAACAACTTTTCCTGAGTTAACTGAACAAATAACGAGTATCAATAAAATCTCAAATGGCATAGAGTTTAAAGAACACGCATTGGTTAAACTTCAAGATACCTTAAGACTAATGCTTAAACAGAATCCTTCAGAAAGAGTACTTTCTTTTTTATCAATCTTATCTGCTATAGCAAATACCCGAAATACAAATATTGTTGGTCAGCCAATTGCAGAAGGACGGAACACCAAAAAAATGCAAATCTTGGAACTCTATGTGATGAATAACTTTCAAAACAATATCTCACTAAATGATGTATCAAAATTTATGGGTATGGAGAAATCATCATTCTGCGTATTTTTTAAGAGAAATAAGAATGTGACTTTTTTTCAATACTTAACAGCATATAGAATTACATCTTCGTGTAAACTCCTAATAAACTCAGATTTGACCATATCTGAAATCGCATATTCGTGCGGCTTCAGAGATATCCCCTATTTCAACCGAATGTTTAAAAAGATTAAAGGAATGACTCCGAGTAAATATAGAGAAAGTAAAAGACATACCCCTCCCTTGGTCGGGGGACAGACCAAGGAGGTGGAGACTTCTACTGAGAAGTAA
- a CDS encoding DUF1266 domain-containing protein: MEQEHLSDEMYWGLSLSALTMQSLGNCNHQTLFGFDGKDEKVKDFLKSYLYSIGIFNTKEAKDRLYHYRHDQMHNRMFMEAVHHFDLLSEAEFKGHLNALETPLEVKRCKIAWLYRHELKETGIRGHEIAQYVMLMRLYGAYGYLEEDEIRRRLYDIAGEVRQKFDSWDHFHQNVLAGDQYVKGYEIHDHSNVLISNPLIAAYYSISNSMRKADSPFYQLNWSEQK, translated from the coding sequence ATGGAACAGGAACATTTAAGCGATGAGATGTACTGGGGACTTAGCTTGTCAGCACTCACCATGCAAAGCCTGGGCAACTGCAATCACCAAACTCTATTTGGGTTTGATGGTAAGGATGAAAAAGTGAAGGACTTTCTCAAATCATACCTGTACAGTATCGGCATTTTCAATACTAAAGAAGCCAAAGACCGCTTGTACCATTACCGGCACGACCAGATGCATAACCGGATGTTCATGGAGGCAGTACACCATTTTGATTTGCTATCGGAAGCCGAATTTAAAGGTCACCTGAATGCCCTGGAAACTCCGCTTGAAGTGAAGCGGTGCAAAATAGCATGGCTTTACAGGCATGAGCTCAAAGAAACAGGTATACGCGGCCATGAAATTGCACAATACGTGATGCTCATGAGGCTTTATGGAGCATACGGATACCTGGAAGAGGATGAGATCAGGCGGAGGTTATATGACATAGCCGGGGAGGTGCGCCAAAAATTTGATAGCTGGGATCATTTCCATCAAAATGTTCTGGCAGGAGATCAGTATGTAAAAGGCTATGAAATACATGATCATAGCAATGTATTAATTTCTAATCCATTGATTGCTGCCTATTATTCAATAAGCAATTCCATGCGTAAAGCAGACTCTCCATTTTACCAACTCAACTGGTCAGAACAAAAGTAA
- a CDS encoding tetratricopeptide repeat protein has product MTSSFITCIDQAKIAYKNRLAEDMYAALVEAKDILNQAEQDSEPVDAKEQATYNRLWMLYCGWQKTNEAYDILTQHLTTLEGLGHATSEDYLQLTGLADCRLEDFEKIIPLYPENHKLILDLGKYYLHHKDFEKAILCFRQVLKYCAGHHLALTYLYQSQHQLLISHCGTNLSDIKEGDLGKVLALTHEMANSKLYLELLKKYEGVNQTLETNYLVYTATAYARIGQWEEASKLWNALPEDAGLPVDGILIRAEYYNLSRQYPKTITLLKGWVERYQSQSHEAQSLQELLTVWQSDRSTTIYQQLKVYMLLATAFLQTEKQAEAIQTFEKALALKADDPVVLQGTAKTYFTIGEFEKAIELMKKARCNGLQEKFFLSTMAGFYFQGGDWQSTQTVLEEYHKREIPIPQTLYHSGVANYHLGNFQKAYHLLSQCIAGNHSYRAGGLYYRILLLRANHKFNEAIEDIRQLLPYYSNESADYWHIMLLLGDMAYQLGDYDHAYEYLVNVHARLPLKNPHRLYLQMLIHRGHGRGQEPAVDIEKLSESTLIEQPKDATDFVHNANVYQQLGRKKDASVAFEKAGEAGYAPELHYKKAFYAAFEAEDYDRVTSLYEKIHTSNPALFNQDLYSRYAFALFKAGDYNGTIEAYKTMLYTYPGISADEGILMKWGRVITEAYYLAGNYGEAVRYASIMLSKMKQPDEWYVDLLQGVKS; this is encoded by the coding sequence ATGACATCATCATTCATCACCTGTATAGATCAGGCTAAAATTGCATACAAAAACCGGTTAGCGGAAGATATGTACGCTGCATTGGTTGAAGCAAAAGACATCCTAAATCAGGCAGAACAGGATAGCGAGCCTGTAGACGCAAAAGAGCAGGCAACATATAACCGCTTGTGGATGTTGTATTGTGGCTGGCAAAAAACAAATGAGGCCTATGATATACTGACGCAGCATTTGACGACGCTGGAAGGCCTGGGGCATGCAACCTCTGAAGATTACCTGCAACTGACCGGGCTGGCAGATTGCCGACTGGAAGACTTTGAGAAAATCATCCCGCTGTACCCGGAAAATCATAAGTTGATTCTCGATCTGGGGAAATATTATCTACACCACAAAGACTTTGAAAAGGCAATACTTTGCTTCCGGCAGGTACTAAAATATTGTGCAGGGCATCATCTCGCTCTGACCTATTTGTATCAGAGTCAGCATCAGTTGCTCATAAGTCATTGTGGTACGAATCTGTCGGACATTAAAGAGGGGGATTTGGGTAAAGTTCTGGCCCTGACCCATGAAATGGCCAACAGCAAACTTTATCTTGAGCTACTGAAAAAATATGAAGGGGTAAATCAGACTTTAGAAACAAATTATCTGGTTTATACAGCAACCGCTTACGCTCGCATAGGGCAATGGGAGGAGGCATCAAAGTTATGGAATGCACTGCCAGAGGATGCTGGTTTGCCGGTTGACGGTATACTGATCCGGGCCGAATATTATAACCTGTCAAGGCAGTACCCCAAAACCATTACACTGTTGAAAGGTTGGGTTGAGCGTTATCAATCCCAGAGCCATGAAGCACAAAGCTTACAGGAGCTGCTGACGGTATGGCAATCTGATAGAAGCACCACCATATACCAGCAGTTAAAGGTGTATATGCTATTAGCAACGGCCTTTCTTCAAACTGAGAAACAAGCAGAGGCTATCCAAACCTTTGAGAAAGCGCTGGCTTTAAAAGCTGACGATCCGGTTGTATTGCAGGGGACAGCTAAAACGTATTTTACAATTGGTGAATTTGAAAAAGCTATTGAGCTGATGAAAAAGGCCCGCTGCAATGGCCTCCAGGAAAAATTCTTTCTGAGCACTATGGCAGGGTTTTATTTCCAGGGCGGAGACTGGCAAAGTACCCAAACAGTACTTGAAGAGTATCATAAAAGGGAAATACCCATACCCCAGACCTTGTATCATTCAGGAGTTGCTAATTATCATTTGGGTAATTTTCAGAAAGCATACCACCTGTTGTCGCAGTGCATCGCCGGAAATCACAGTTACCGGGCAGGAGGGTTGTATTACAGAATCCTGCTGTTGAGGGCTAACCATAAGTTTAACGAGGCCATTGAAGACATCAGGCAGCTTTTGCCTTATTATTCCAATGAAAGCGCCGATTACTGGCATATCATGCTGCTTTTGGGCGATATGGCCTATCAGCTCGGCGACTACGATCATGCCTATGAATACCTTGTAAATGTACATGCACGCCTCCCGCTTAAAAACCCGCACAGGCTCTATCTACAAATGTTAATACATCGGGGCCATGGCAGAGGGCAGGAACCGGCAGTGGATATAGAAAAACTGAGCGAGTCAACATTAATCGAGCAGCCAAAAGATGCCACCGACTTTGTGCATAATGCCAATGTATACCAACAGCTAGGCCGCAAAAAAGATGCTTCTGTGGCATTTGAAAAAGCAGGCGAGGCAGGGTATGCACCGGAGCTACATTATAAAAAGGCATTTTATGCAGCCTTTGAAGCCGAAGACTATGATCGTGTAACGAGCCTGTACGAAAAAATCCATACCAGCAATCCTGCTTTATTTAACCAGGACCTCTATTCCAGATATGCCTTTGCCTTGTTTAAAGCAGGCGACTATAACGGGACGATCGAGGCATACAAAACCATGCTATATACTTATCCCGGCATATCTGCCGACGAAGGTATATTGATGAAATGGGGAAGAGTGATCACCGAGGCCTATTACCTTGCAGGTAATTACGGTGAAGCCGTTCGTTATGCCAGTATCATGCTCAGCAAAATGAAACAACCTGACGAATGGTACGTGGATCTTCTACAGGGAGTGAAGTCGTGA
- a CDS encoding zinc ribbon domain-containing protein, whose product MSIVVYCEKCDARQPNDWKAGDSCTTCGGMVREEVRCTWCVKLTPKGKFCKHCGSEVQPEKYFGAARILKSIGVDQMELGEKLRELPAPKLEQYQSKYNRHLAVVQRVVEDMQRLEKMVVIQGQQKYSLIEDELLNKIPFDDETLADREKYATQRIESDLGFLRRRGELTSKVNLQLAGAAYYRWQPQQLTESHQYISQQIFEHIVDEKSFHREEWALLLGHLHAFKNTFDWTPFRKNTTLKNGKSFLETLTSVLEPLLDIPYLQPYAAVALVHVLKQLDQTNYLAYRRYEFLAKEALDNTDNNLRLAAGFLFENESVIATVARQDSPAGTEALHWLLQKDSGIIADVVIGDSLSHAQFLAIESWIKNLNSEYDKALEHWHQRRFRLEEKQRERRSQLFNESAVSDYQSREEEEARERAALEEQKPQPPVSPEGLEVLSGYALNMIVDARDFKDAVEEDAEGTPLYLRILGFAVSYGILTQEQLNAIVSNSETYDRRDAVGVLLSVPSHYGLDYSQSYKYYFTASKAYEAYQEGFEHIESWLEPLRAGHYPARQALDKALKFVKDHYSYTSVKDDRTRNILLDVLHLLLEATNEVSYHTAAFVITQALDIRNYLLSEWYADAAIRYGFCCRSHYYISGSPEPRKFEIGDTFIEDFFERSWESFIQTYNRLASVGSRLAHGPADLVKNWIDYNPAALAGQLSANPDWALQTIDALKEGLLIQGTQGILHIRTEDGEYPLIEALALKKWDMADVALYYHRPGELHYHQPEGCLKRFYEWLTGNEGINYYSPAFEKYARHFFTFSADAKKIPAGMIPLWLSESAACNNDQKKKAFFEDQFSVLVPLGCNNPLATVLREGEAFQLTSDYIFEHIFNGFGEVVAYAKANFHYGLKSAANRFVLQALYHAKDELIDRSENEEELAELVTALSALALNQHEAKMYNDYWLSYLIEVIIAQRNGFTNRFGFLNVVWKLGGLHYSISEKIYDFVKENISECIERDPETGLNALYAYYEDYFFGNRIDAKWVIYVLQERTREIARAFEQHEELFIEKGRFMLEYITREIHIGDADQRRTLGELEKHFYAVIEQVSPAKMPRELIGGIREQINAMKISLHISSKLERWMEEHGFAVEDEVPVPEPSIQEEEVQLPDNIDYDPEEIHMDMMQLSTFMSTFQANKDQVETLINHLPYYKKDRTDNPMMLSILMMKQAEIKAFLAEDMSAAIALYQKLLEIILDPLCEPNGPFPGYGQMTALMMPQMLEGSMFAMQYIHSLETMASSGAYSASHQEVLVSLTEQLKSQQTIS is encoded by the coding sequence ATGTCTATTGTAGTCTATTGTGAAAAGTGCGACGCCAGGCAGCCCAATGACTGGAAGGCAGGAGACTCCTGTACAACCTGCGGAGGCATGGTCAGGGAAGAGGTGCGCTGCACCTGGTGCGTAAAGCTGACACCCAAGGGCAAGTTTTGTAAGCACTGCGGAAGTGAGGTTCAGCCGGAAAAGTATTTTGGGGCAGCTCGAATTTTAAAAAGTATCGGCGTAGACCAGATGGAACTGGGGGAGAAGCTAAGAGAACTCCCCGCACCCAAACTTGAGCAATACCAAAGCAAGTACAACCGGCATTTGGCCGTAGTACAAAGGGTTGTCGAAGATATGCAGCGCCTGGAAAAAATGGTAGTTATCCAGGGGCAGCAGAAATACTCCCTGATCGAGGATGAACTGCTCAATAAAATTCCGTTTGATGATGAAACCCTTGCAGACAGGGAAAAGTATGCCACTCAGCGGATAGAAAGCGACCTGGGATTTCTACGCCGACGCGGCGAACTGACGTCAAAGGTTAACCTTCAATTGGCGGGAGCCGCTTATTACAGATGGCAACCTCAGCAATTGACAGAGAGCCATCAGTATATTTCGCAACAGATCTTTGAGCATATTGTTGATGAAAAATCATTTCACCGGGAAGAATGGGCCTTGCTACTGGGCCATCTTCATGCATTTAAAAATACCTTCGACTGGACTCCTTTCCGAAAGAACACTACCCTAAAGAATGGCAAAAGCTTTCTTGAGACCCTTACCTCAGTACTGGAACCTTTACTGGACATACCCTACCTGCAACCTTATGCAGCAGTGGCCTTGGTGCATGTGTTAAAACAGTTAGACCAAACCAATTACCTCGCCTATCGGCGCTATGAATTTCTAGCAAAGGAAGCACTTGATAATACTGATAATAACCTCCGGCTTGCCGCAGGGTTTTTATTTGAAAATGAAAGCGTAATAGCTACCGTAGCCAGACAGGATAGTCCCGCAGGTACTGAGGCACTTCACTGGCTGTTGCAGAAAGACTCTGGCATAATTGCAGATGTGGTTATAGGAGATAGCCTGAGCCATGCACAGTTTTTAGCTATTGAAAGCTGGATAAAGAACCTGAATAGCGAGTATGATAAAGCCCTGGAGCATTGGCACCAGCGAAGATTCAGACTGGAAGAGAAGCAGCGGGAAAGAAGATCGCAGCTTTTTAATGAAAGTGCGGTATCCGATTACCAGTCCAGGGAAGAAGAGGAAGCACGTGAAAGAGCAGCTTTGGAGGAGCAGAAGCCACAGCCGCCTGTAAGCCCGGAGGGGCTGGAGGTGCTGTCCGGTTATGCCTTGAATATGATCGTTGATGCTCGCGACTTCAAGGATGCCGTGGAGGAAGATGCAGAGGGTACACCACTCTATCTGCGCATCCTTGGTTTTGCCGTCAGCTATGGAATACTTACACAGGAACAGCTTAACGCCATTGTTTCTAATAGCGAAACCTACGATCGCAGAGATGCAGTGGGTGTATTACTGTCGGTGCCATCCCATTATGGCCTGGATTATAGCCAGTCATACAAGTATTACTTTACCGCTTCAAAAGCATATGAAGCATATCAGGAAGGTTTCGAACATATTGAGAGCTGGCTGGAGCCATTAAGAGCAGGCCATTATCCCGCCCGGCAAGCCCTTGATAAAGCACTTAAATTTGTTAAAGACCATTATTCCTATACTTCAGTCAAAGATGATCGCACCCGCAACATTTTACTCGATGTCCTGCATCTGCTTTTGGAGGCTACCAATGAGGTCTCATATCATACCGCGGCTTTCGTCATTACCCAGGCCTTGGATATTCGCAATTACCTGCTGTCTGAGTGGTATGCAGATGCTGCTATCCGATATGGATTTTGCTGCCGCAGCCACTATTATATTTCAGGGTCGCCAGAGCCCCGTAAATTCGAGATAGGAGATACATTTATTGAGGATTTCTTCGAAAGAAGTTGGGAGAGTTTTATCCAAACCTACAATCGGCTGGCATCGGTGGGCAGTAGACTGGCGCATGGCCCTGCCGACCTGGTAAAAAATTGGATTGATTATAATCCAGCGGCTTTGGCCGGGCAGTTGTCTGCCAACCCTGACTGGGCGCTTCAGACCATTGATGCACTTAAAGAAGGATTGCTGATCCAGGGAACCCAGGGCATACTGCACATCCGGACTGAGGATGGTGAATATCCTTTAATAGAAGCCCTTGCCCTTAAAAAATGGGATATGGCCGATGTTGCCTTGTATTACCACCGACCCGGCGAGCTACATTATCATCAGCCAGAGGGCTGCCTGAAACGCTTTTATGAATGGCTTACAGGCAATGAGGGCATTAATTATTACAGTCCCGCCTTTGAAAAATATGCCCGGCACTTTTTCACCTTTTCCGCCGATGCCAAAAAAATACCTGCAGGAATGATACCCCTGTGGCTTAGCGAAAGTGCAGCCTGCAATAATGATCAAAAGAAGAAGGCGTTTTTCGAAGACCAGTTTAGTGTACTGGTACCGTTGGGGTGCAACAACCCTTTGGCAACAGTACTCAGGGAAGGAGAAGCCTTTCAGCTTACCAGCGACTATATTTTTGAGCATATATTTAATGGATTCGGAGAAGTAGTAGCCTATGCAAAAGCTAACTTCCACTATGGTTTGAAGTCGGCTGCCAATCGGTTTGTGCTCCAGGCACTCTATCATGCCAAAGATGAGCTGATTGACCGCAGTGAAAACGAGGAAGAACTGGCAGAGCTGGTTACAGCACTTTCAGCATTGGCACTCAACCAGCACGAAGCCAAAATGTATAATGACTATTGGCTGAGCTACCTCATAGAGGTGATTATAGCCCAGCGTAATGGCTTCACTAATAGGTTTGGGTTTTTGAATGTGGTATGGAAGCTTGGAGGTTTGCACTACAGCATCAGCGAAAAAATTTATGACTTTGTAAAAGAAAACATCAGCGAATGTATTGAACGCGACCCTGAGACCGGTTTGAACGCCCTGTATGCTTATTATGAAGATTATTTCTTTGGCAACCGCATTGATGCCAAATGGGTCATCTATGTTTTACAGGAGAGAACCCGTGAGATTGCCAGGGCATTTGAGCAGCATGAGGAGCTTTTCATTGAGAAGGGCCGGTTCATGCTGGAGTACATAACCAGGGAAATACATATAGGGGACGCTGACCAGAGACGTACCCTGGGAGAGCTTGAAAAGCACTTTTATGCCGTGATAGAGCAGGTATCCCCTGCGAAGATGCCGAGAGAACTGATAGGCGGGATCCGGGAGCAGATCAATGCCATGAAAATTTCATTGCATATCAGCTCAAAACTTGAGCGCTGGATGGAGGAGCATGGGTTTGCCGTGGAGGACGAAGTACCGGTTCCAGAGCCTTCTATCCAGGAAGAAGAGGTGCAATTGCCTGATAATATAGATTATGACCCTGAAGAAATACATATGGATATGATGCAGTTGAGCACCTTCATGTCCACCTTTCAGGCAAATAAAGATCAGGTAGAAACACTTATCAACCATCTGCCTTACTATAAAAAAGACAGGACCGATAATCCCATGATGCTCTCCATACTGATGATGAAACAGGCAGAGATCAAAGCATTCCTTGCCGAAGACATGAGCGCGGCCATAGCCCTATACCAGAAGCTGCTGGAAATAATACTCGACCCCTTATGCGAACCCAACGGGCCATTTCCAGGGTATGGACAAATGACAGCGCTAATGATGCCTCAGATGTTGGAAGGTTCCATGTTTGCCATGCAGTATATCCATTCGCTGGAAACCATGGCATCGTCAGGAGCGTATTCAGCGTCTCATCAGGAAGTACTCGTGAGCTTAACAGAACAATTGAAAAGTCAACAAACAATATCATAA
- a CDS encoding acyltransferase family protein, protein MTESNSLLKSKPHYKILDGLRGVAALVVVLFHVLEIYSGGDHTKQLINHGYLAVDFFFILSGYVISYAYDDRWNIMSLGHFFKRRIIRLQPMLIFGSIFGAVLFYFQYSEILGWSRIAETPVWKVVFLMIMGCFLIPVGKGLDIRGWNEMFPLNGPAWTLFFEEIANISYALILRRLSNKMMSILVLIAMGITVQYALTNPHGDIIGGWAIDDPAQLKIGFTRLAFPFLAGILLARTVKVSKLKNSFLYTSILLITCLSVPRIGGHENFWQNGLYECFCLIVVFPFIVWMGASGEVTGKIAKLSKFLGDISYPIYITHFPIVYIYMAWVSNNNYTLEESWPFAILTMIISIIVAFVAMKLYDMPIRSWLKSKFLTKIKR, encoded by the coding sequence ATGACCGAGAGTAATAGCCTATTAAAATCAAAGCCTCATTACAAGATTTTGGATGGATTGCGAGGGGTAGCAGCCTTAGTTGTTGTTTTATTTCATGTGCTGGAGATTTATTCAGGGGGAGATCATACAAAACAGTTAATAAATCATGGGTATTTAGCGGTCGATTTCTTTTTTATTTTATCAGGATATGTAATTAGCTATGCTTATGATGATCGATGGAATATTATGTCCTTGGGGCATTTTTTTAAACGAAGAATAATTCGCTTACAACCCATGCTCATCTTTGGATCAATATTCGGTGCTGTATTGTTTTATTTTCAATATTCCGAGATTCTGGGCTGGAGTAGAATTGCTGAAACACCTGTATGGAAAGTGGTGTTTTTAATGATTATGGGTTGTTTTCTTATTCCAGTTGGAAAAGGATTAGACATTAGAGGTTGGAATGAAATGTTTCCCCTCAATGGCCCTGCATGGACGCTATTTTTTGAAGAGATCGCAAATATTTCATATGCCCTGATTTTACGAAGACTATCTAATAAAATGATGTCCATTTTGGTATTAATAGCTATGGGTATTACTGTTCAATATGCTTTGACAAACCCTCATGGTGATATTATTGGAGGTTGGGCTATTGATGACCCCGCGCAGTTGAAGATTGGTTTTACTCGCCTGGCGTTTCCATTTTTGGCTGGAATATTATTAGCCAGGACAGTTAAAGTAAGTAAGTTAAAAAATTCCTTTTTATATACGTCTATCCTATTAATTACTTGTTTGTCTGTGCCACGAATTGGGGGACATGAAAATTTCTGGCAAAATGGTTTGTATGAGTGTTTTTGCTTAATTGTCGTGTTTCCATTTATTGTATGGATGGGAGCCAGTGGAGAAGTAACAGGTAAAATAGCTAAATTGAGTAAGTTTTTAGGGGATATTTCTTATCCAATTTACATCACTCATTTTCCAATTGTATATATATACATGGCTTGGGTATCAAATAATAATTATACACTAGAAGAAAGTTGGCCGTTTGCAATTTTGACAATGATAATTTCTATTATTGTTGCCTTTGTTGCCATGAAATTATACGATATGCCGATTCGATCATGGTTAAAAAGTAAATTTTTAACTAAAATTAAAAGGTAA